From the genome of Natronococcus sp. CG52:
GCTCGGGGCGGCGGATTCGCCTCGTTCACCCGTAACTCTTTGTGCAATCGAGACGGTCGTGTTTAGTTTGTAGCATTGTGCCAGACGGCGAAGGCTTGGAGCCACGATTCTGCGGTCGTTGGTCTCGCGTGGTTGAAACAGTTTGAGAAGGAAGAGGTTCGGCGTTTTACCTCCCGAAAGATACGTTCAACAGCGTTCCGATTTCCGTGTTTCTCGTATCGAAATCGGAGCCCACGTCGCCGGAGTGCTGTCTGAAGATGGTGTGCTCCATCGACGAGAAACACGGTGTTGGAGAGATCATGTTTCTCAGCTAGTTCCCGCAGAAAGATCTCTGTCACAGCGGTCGTAGTCGTCGAAAATAGCCGTATATGGAGCAATTCGTTCGTTTCGGGATTGACCGCAGCGTACAGCCAGTACTGCTGATCGCCGATCCGAATCACGGTCTCGTCGAGCGCGACGTGATTCGGAGAGACCCTATCAGTCGGCTGGAGATCGCACTTGTGCACCCAGTCGTGGACTGCTTTCCATGATCGTTCGACACCGAACTTCTCTAATTCTCGAACGGTATTCGAAAGCGAGAGGCCAGCCAAATGGAGTCGAATACCGAGCTCCATCAGCTGACGCGGTGTCCGCTCTCGCTCCACAAAACTCAAATCGATCCAGTCGCTACACCCGCTGAGGCGGTCGATTTTTGGCATGGACACCATGAAATCGTGCCGCCTCACTTTTCACGCTTAACTAAACACCGCCATCGAGACACAACGCTCGGTGAAGCGGGAGATTTGCGTCATGGACAACTAAATTCTCCCGCTTCAACTCCTTTGATTTACTGACCTTCCCCTACGCCGTCTAGTGATTCAACGCAGCCGATTCAACCTAGTGTACGAACCGGAATCGACCCTCGAGAGTTCTACGCTAGCGATCAAGGTTCATACGAATACAGACGTTACTGGTGAGTACGTCCTCGTCACTTCGACCGCACCCGACCAGATCGCCTCATACGCGAAGTATCTCGTCGGGAAAAATCCACTACGACGCGAACGACATTGGAGTGAGATCAAACGCGGCCTACGAAAGTATGACCGGATGGGGATCGGTCCGCTTGATATCGCTCTCTGGGATTTCGCCGGAAAGCACTACGATGCACCAATTCACGAATTGCTCGGAACGTACCGAAAACAGATCCCCCACTTACGCTTCAACGTACCACGCCGACGATAACGGCGGACTCAACTCGCCCGAAGCTTACGCCGACTTCGCCGAGCAGTGTCACGAGATGGGATACGAGGGATTCAAGATCCACGGCTGGGGAGGCAGCGACGAGCAGCGGGACATCGACCGCGAGATCAAGACGGTCCACGAGGTCGGTGATTGAGTCGGCGACGAAATGGGCCTCATGCTCGACCCCGCCTGCGAGTACGAGACGTTCGGCGACGCGGTGAAGGTCGGAAAGGCCTGTGACGAACAGGACTTCTTCTGGTACGAGGATTCGTATCGGGACGGGGGGAATCTCACAGCACACCGACCGAAAACTACGGGAGTCAATCAATACGCCGTTGCTCTTGACAGAACACATCCGCGGACTGGAACCGTTTACCGATTTCATCGTAACGAAGCGACAGATTTTATTAGAGCTGATCCGGAGTACGACGGAGGGATCACCGGTGCGATCAAGCGAGCCCGGATCGCCGAAGGATTCGGCCTCGACGTCGAAATTCACGCACCTGGTCCTGCCCACCGTCACTGCATTGCAGCGATGCGAAACGCTAACTATTACGAGGTTGCTCTCGTCCACCCTGACTGTCAGAATACGCAGCCGCCGATTTACCGGTGTGGATACTCTGACATGGTCGACACTATTAACGACGAAGGATACGTCGAAGTACCTGACGGACTCGGGCCCGGGGTCGAATATGATTGGGAGTACATCGAAGAAATGCAGGCTGGTTCGGTTCGCGTTTACGAATAAAATGACGTATCGTACAGGAATCATCGGCACGGGTGGTATCGCCGGAATGGGAATCCTCGGTATGCACAATGAGGTCAAGATCGGCCGGGAAAATCCGAGCCAGTTACGCCGGCGGGTTTGAGGCGCAGGACGAGATTGAGCTTGTCACGGCTGCTGACGTCGACGAAGAGAAACTCGAACGGTTCGGAACGGCATGGAACATCCCCGCCGAACGCCGATACGTCGGACACGAGGCAATGCTCGCGACCGAAGAGCTGGACATTGTGTCGGTGTGTACTCCGTCGTACTTACACCACGAGCACGTTATCGACGCAGCGAGGTCGAAAGCCGATCCCGATCTTATCTGGTGTGGAAAGCTGATCGCCTCACGGGTCAGCGCCGCAGAGGAAATGACGTCGGCATGTGTAGAGAACGATATCGAACTGCTTGTCAACCACTCGTTCCGGTTTACCGACAAACAGCGGTAGCTCAAGCGGCTTATTTAGGAGGAGAAGCTCCTCGGTGAGATTCAGTCAGTCAGCACGCAGTTTCGCATGGAACCTCTGAGGAACTCGATACATCTGATCGACACGTTGGTGTACCTCCTGAATGCGCGAGCCAAAAATCATTTCGAGTCACATTACCGGCGAAAACGAGGCCGTCGATAGTCTCAATGCTAACCAAACCGTCGACGACGCTGGCGGAAGCGGTTTCGTCGTGATAGACGATAGCACGTTCGTCACCGTCGACTGTACGATCCCACGGGAGTAGTCGTCAATGACGATCTCGATCATCGGATCGAACAGCAAACTCTACCGGAACAACGACGACGGAGAGTGGCGGTACTGGCGACTCGCAGATGATGGAACTCACGTCGAGGAGACTCTTCCCGGCATTGAGGGAGCCTGGACTTGGGAAGACGATTACAGGGGGGCGTTTAGTAACGCTGCTTCCCACATCGTCGACGTGCTGGACGGACGTGCCGAAAACGCGTCGCCCGGCGAAGAAGCGACCCGAAGTCTCGAGATCATCATCGCCTTCTACCTCTCGCACCACACGAACGGACAGATCGACGTGCCGCTCGCGAGGCCGCTTCGTAACGTGCGCGTCACGTCTTGGTAGTCCGGACGGGACGCGTTTACTTCGGGGACCGGGCGAGTGATTCCTCTCGCAGTCAATACCTACCCAAAAGTGACAGTTCACAGCGTATTTCCTATCATCTACCGAGAATATGCATACTCTCGGCAAGTACGCCAGTACATCGGTCTCGCCACACCTAACATTGTCGTTTTTCGGAGCAGAGCACACAAATATCCAGCGAAGGTTGTGCGGATGCACTTCAGTCGCGCCTTCCGGAATACGATCTCGAGTTAGCGTCGACGCCACAGGAAGAGAGAATTGATCGAACATGCACCGATTGCGACCGGGCTCAACATCGATACGGAGCTGTTCTCCAGTGCGTCTTCTCTCGAGCTATTTGCCGGTGCCTCTGCAGGCGTGGGGTACCTCCCCTGGAAACACTCGCAAAGAACGGCGCCTCGGTGACAAACGTCTCTGGGATCTACGCGCCGAATATTGCCGAGCACGTCTTCGGAAATCTACTCGTGTTCGCCCGACGGCTCCACGAAGGATGGCGTCGTCAGCACAACAACGAGTGGCGCCGTTTCCCGGCACGTGAACTCAACGGGAGTACAGTGACCGTCGTTGGGATCTCTTCGGGTTGCGAAAGGTCTGCCGCTATCCCGATGACATCTCCGTCGCCGATTTTGTCGAGTTCTGCAGCTGTCACTTCTACGTCGGATTCGGTCCGTGAGTTCACGACGACATCCGCGTTCGCCTCGGCGAACGCTTTGACGATACCGTAACCGATACCACGGGTTGGTCCGGTGACGATGGCGCTCTCTCCTCGATACTCGTATGTTGTGCTTCCAATCATATCGAATACTGTTAATGACATACTTATATAGATATACGGTCACGTCGTTACGATCGACTTCGAGTACCGATTATAGGCCGTGATTCTGAGACGCGGACAGATACCTCGCTTCCAAGAAACGATCATGCCTGGCCGATAGCGACGATACTGGACCTATATCTATCGCGCCTCCGGCATCGACGCCGTACAGGCTGACGCACATGGCGGAACGCGCGTATATTTACACTGCACGGCGCTCGGAAAAGCGATTCTTGCTTACCTTCCCGAAGAACGAGTCGACGCGATCATTGACCGACATGGTTTACAGAGAGTAGGATAACGGGCCGGGACGAACTTCACGCGGAACTTGCCGACGTTCGGAAGCGCGGAATCGCCTTTGTCCGAAAAAGAGCGCGTCAACGGGCTTCGGTGTGCAGCGGCACCGATTTGTAGCAATACCGGTCGGGTCTTTGGGGGCGATTTCGCTATCCGGTCCGACGACGCGAATCACGGTGAGCACCTCGAAGAACGAATACTTTCCCTGCTAGAGCGACGAACATTATTGAACTCAATATCGCGTACTCCTAGCGGTTTCGGTGACCCGAGCGCAAACGGTCCCTTTGAGAACGAACGCGTCCTGTAGGGATTTTGGGCTGGCTTCGTAATGCTACAGGCGTGGACGTTACTACTGTTCTGGA
Proteins encoded in this window:
- a CDS encoding IS6 family transposase; translation: MPKIDRLSGCSDWIDLSFVERERTPRQLMELGIRLHLAGLSLSNTVRELEKFGVERSWKAVHDWVHKCDLQPTDRVSPNHVALDETVIRIGDQQYWLYAAVNPETNELLHIRLFSTTTTAVTEIFLRELAEKHDLSNTVFLVDGAHHLQTALRRRGLRFRYEKHGNRNAVERIFREVKRRTSSFSNCFNHARPTTAESWLQAFAVWHNATN
- a CDS encoding enolase-like domain-containing protein; this encodes MYEPESTLESSTLAIKVHTNTDVTGEYVLVTSTAPDQIASYAKYLVGKNPLRRERHWSEIKRGLRKYDRMGIGPLDIALWDFAGKHYDAPIHELLGTYRKQIPHLRFNVPRRR
- a CDS encoding enolase C-terminal domain-like protein — encoded protein: MGLMLDPACEYETFGDAVKVGKACDEQDFFWYEDSYRDGGNLTAHRPKTTGVNQYAVALDRTHPRTGTVYRFHRNEATDFIRADPEYDGGITGAIKRARIAEGFGLDVEIHAPGPAHRHCIAAMRNANYYEVALVHPDCQNTQPPIYRCGYSDMVDTINDEGYVEVPDGLGPGVEYDWEYIEEMQAGSVRVYE
- a CDS encoding SDR family NAD(P)-dependent oxidoreductase, yielding MIGSTTYEYRGESAIVTGPTRGIGYGIVKAFAEANADVVVNSRTESDVEVTAAELDKIGDGDVIGIAADLSQPEEIPTTVTVLPLSSRAGKRRHSLLC
- a CDS encoding IclR family transcriptional regulator C-terminal domain-containing protein, whose amino-acid sequence is MDAVQADAHGGTRVYLHCTALGKAILAYLPEERVDAIIDRHGLQRVG